From the genome of Geobacter sp. SVR, one region includes:
- a CDS encoding response regulator: protein MKRILVVDDDAVISRIFSVMLQRVGYQVDLAENGLKGVEMWGKENYDLVLMDIQMPYMNGFEATRVIREKEATRGGHTPIIAVTAHALSEDREQCLAKGMDAYISKPVDFKKCFETIGRLLDIQDRVTGDGKQ, encoded by the coding sequence GTGAAGCGGATTCTTGTCGTTGACGACGATGCCGTTATCAGCCGGATCTTTTCGGTGATGCTTCAGCGGGTCGGTTACCAGGTCGATCTGGCCGAAAACGGTCTCAAAGGGGTCGAGATGTGGGGAAAAGAAAATTACGACCTGGTGCTGATGGATATACAGATGCCCTACATGAACGGATTCGAGGCAACCCGCGTCATCCGGGAGAAAGAGGCAACGCGCGGCGGGCATACCCCCATCATCGCCGTTACGGCCCATGCGCTCAGCGAAGACCGGGAACAATGTCTGGCCAAGGGTATGGACGCCTATATCTCCAAGCCGGTCGATTTCAAGAAATGCTTCGAAACCATCGGCAGGCTCCTCGACATTCAGGACCGGGTTACCGGTGACGGAAAGCAATGA
- a CDS encoding ATP-binding protein → MLVKTRLHINAVVWVATAVVIIVLFLVAQYRVTDAVDKAKTAGEIVNGSFERVVFRDDYIRTNSESAKVQWLAKHEQIGRLLGEASGKFTDPESRRILAHMIDDHQSTGRLIAAVIRNRESKYESGTRGAGFSREIENRLLSQLDLRLYDKLLQARRLRESANGRLLSSLELAGGSIFCILATVTAVALINSWTTGRTIADRIGRLRQGALVIGGGNTDHRIDITGNDEFAELSRAFNVMAAQVGRSRLDLQNEIAERLQVEEVLRESEDHYRTLFSSIDEAFCVIEMIFDEQGMPVDYRFLEVNPAFYKQTGLADAQGKRVRELVPNLEGQWFEIFGAIAMTGVPDRFERLAEQPQRWWDVYAFRFGKAEERRVAIIFNDISQRKHTEEEIERLNADLEARAAELEAANRELEAFTYTVAHDLRKPLTAVSGYCQVLREVCGDRLGEECTEYLHGAYDGTVRLSQLIDTLLNFSRLIHIELCREPVDLSEMAQALAAELVRAEPSRQVEFRIAEGVAVVGDADLLRVVMTNLFGNAWKYTGKRSEAFIEFGVTTVGEERVFFVGDNGQGFDMANADKLFVPFQRIADQEVAGHGVGLATVERIVKRHGGRVWAEGEPGKGAIFYFTLRT, encoded by the coding sequence ATGCTGGTTAAAACGAGGCTGCACATAAATGCCGTGGTATGGGTGGCAACGGCGGTCGTCATCATCGTCCTGTTTCTTGTTGCGCAGTATCGGGTGACGGATGCGGTCGATAAAGCCAAGACCGCCGGCGAGATAGTCAACGGCTCCTTCGAAAGGGTCGTGTTCAGAGACGATTACATACGGACAAACAGTGAAAGTGCGAAAGTGCAGTGGCTGGCCAAGCATGAGCAGATCGGCAGGCTGCTCGGTGAGGCTTCCGGCAAATTCACCGACCCCGAAAGCAGGCGCATTCTCGCGCATATGATCGACGATCATCAATCCACGGGCCGGCTCATAGCGGCCGTGATACGGAACAGGGAGAGCAAGTACGAATCCGGCACCCGTGGAGCCGGTTTTTCCCGCGAGATCGAGAACCGGCTGCTCAGCCAGCTGGACCTGAGGTTGTACGACAAGCTTCTGCAGGCGCGCAGGCTGCGCGAGTCGGCCAATGGCAGACTGCTCTCCAGCCTGGAGCTGGCGGGGGGCAGCATATTCTGCATACTCGCCACGGTAACCGCGGTGGCATTGATCAATTCCTGGACAACGGGCCGGACCATTGCCGACCGTATCGGAAGGTTGCGTCAGGGCGCACTGGTAATTGGCGGAGGAAATACCGATCACAGGATCGACATCACCGGGAACGATGAGTTTGCAGAGCTGTCACGGGCATTCAACGTCATGGCGGCACAGGTGGGCAGGTCGCGCCTGGATCTCCAGAACGAGATCGCAGAACGACTGCAGGTGGAAGAGGTGCTGCGGGAGTCGGAAGATCATTACCGTACGCTGTTCAGTTCGATCGACGAAGCCTTCTGCGTTATCGAGATGATCTTCGACGAGCAGGGCATGCCGGTGGATTACCGCTTTCTGGAAGTCAATCCCGCATTCTACAAGCAGACGGGGCTCGCTGATGCGCAGGGCAAGAGGGTGCGGGAGCTCGTGCCGAATCTCGAAGGACAGTGGTTCGAGATATTCGGAGCTATCGCCATGACGGGGGTGCCGGACCGTTTCGAGAGGCTGGCTGAACAGCCTCAGCGCTGGTGGGACGTGTATGCCTTCCGCTTCGGAAAGGCGGAGGAGCGACGCGTGGCCATCATATTCAATGACATCTCCCAACGAAAGCATACGGAAGAGGAGATCGAGCGGTTGAACGCCGATCTGGAGGCGCGGGCGGCCGAGCTGGAGGCAGCCAACCGCGAACTGGAGGCCTTCACCTATACGGTCGCCCATGACCTGCGCAAGCCGCTGACCGCTGTCAGCGGTTATTGTCAGGTTCTCCGGGAGGTCTGCGGCGACAGGCTCGGCGAGGAATGCACGGAGTACCTGCACGGAGCGTATGACGGCACGGTACGCCTGAGTCAGCTTATCGATACCCTGCTCAATTTCTCCCGCCTGATTCATATCGAACTCTGCCGGGAACCGGTGGACCTGAGTGAAATGGCACAGGCGCTGGCCGCGGAGCTGGTACGGGCCGAGCCCTCCCGCCAGGTCGAATTCCGTATCGCGGAAGGGGTTGCGGTGGTCGGCGATGCCGACCTGCTGCGGGTGGTCATGACCAACCTGTTCGGCAATGCCTGGAAATACACTGGCAAGCGCTCGGAAGCGTTCATCGAATTCGGCGTGACCACGGTGGGAGAGGAACGGGTATTTTTTGTCGGCGACAACGGCCAGGGCTTCGACATGGCCAATGCGGATAAGCTGTTCGTCCCCTTCCAGCGCATAGCCGATCAGGAGGTGGCGGGGCACGGAGTCGGCCTGGCCACCGTCGAACGGATCGTCAAGCGCCACGGCGGCCGGGTGTGGGCCGAGGGGGAGCCGGGCAAGGGGGCGATCTTCTACTTTACGCTGCGGACATAG
- a CDS encoding PAS domain S-box protein, with amino-acid sequence MENRPLEILLIEDDPAQAAMIGKMLAESLRQGVSVRHAKNLADGLGQLARGDFDIILVALGLPDSQGLQTALSVRNRAQATPVIVLTMHEDEDIALKALQMDIQDYLVKGEINGTTLKRSIRYAIQRKQDTEALRQSEQRFASFMLHLPAAAWMKDLQGRYVYANTETERIFSMPLSEFTGKGDAEFLSSETAGPLRENDQRVLAEGGSLRTTETMRQIDGVEGHYIVSKFSVPGPDGRPGYVGGVAFDITELVRAEEALHLSEERFRALITASSQVLYRMSPDWSEMREFHSRGFLASTETPSSNWLQEYISPDDQPQVVAAIREAIRTRSMFELEHRVRRADGSLGWTWSRAVPLMDAAGRITEWFGTANDITTRKEAEEALRKSEKKFAKVFHAVPALIAISTLEENKYLDVNETALQLLGYRREEVVGRTATELDLWEDPSLQARVQQTLKEHGHISNLEVRFRGKNGQIFTGLLSAEYVSFNGDHYRLGLVKDISDRKAAEEEIARLNIELTERAAELEAANRELDAFTYTVAHDLRKPLAVVSGYCQALRELCEDTLDEECRGFLAAAYDGTWRMNQLIDTLLDFSRLTHSEPRREAVDLSGMAQAIAAELALSEPKRRAEFLIAEGVSVMGDADLLRVVMVNLLGNAWKYTGSREQAVIEFGVKQGGEEKTYFVRDNGPGFDMADADKLFVPFRRIAEQRFDGHGVGLATVERIVRRHGGQVWAEGEPGTGAVFYFTLPG; translated from the coding sequence ATGGAAAACAGGCCGCTTGAAATCCTGCTGATCGAAGACGATCCCGCACAAGCAGCGATGATCGGGAAGATGCTGGCGGAGTCTCTGCGGCAGGGGGTCTCGGTGCGGCATGCCAAGAACCTGGCGGATGGCCTCGGACAGCTTGCGAGGGGGGATTTCGACATCATCCTGGTCGCTCTCGGCCTCCCGGACAGCCAGGGGCTCCAGACGGCGCTGTCCGTGCGCAACCGGGCACAAGCGACACCGGTCATCGTGCTGACCATGCACGAGGATGAAGACATAGCCCTGAAAGCGTTGCAGATGGATATCCAGGACTATCTCGTCAAAGGTGAAATCAACGGCACTACCCTGAAGCGCTCGATCCGCTACGCCATTCAGCGCAAGCAGGATACCGAAGCGCTGCGGCAGAGCGAACAGCGTTTCGCCTCGTTCATGCTTCACCTGCCGGCAGCCGCCTGGATGAAGGACCTGCAGGGGCGCTACGTGTATGCCAACACGGAGACGGAGCGGATCTTCTCCATGCCGTTGTCCGAGTTCACGGGCAAAGGGGACGCGGAATTCCTGTCGTCGGAAACAGCCGGGCCGCTTCGCGAGAACGACCAGCGGGTACTGGCCGAAGGCGGTAGCCTGCGGACTACCGAGACCATGCGCCAGATCGACGGCGTCGAAGGACACTACATCGTCAGCAAGTTCTCCGTTCCGGGCCCCGATGGCAGGCCGGGATACGTCGGCGGTGTTGCTTTCGACATCACCGAACTCGTGCGGGCGGAGGAAGCCTTGCACCTCAGCGAGGAGCGTTTCCGCGCCCTGATTACGGCCAGCTCGCAGGTGCTGTACCGGATGAGCCCTGACTGGAGCGAAATGCGCGAGTTCCACAGTCGTGGATTCCTGGCCAGTACCGAGACTCCGAGCAGTAACTGGCTTCAGGAATACATCAGTCCCGATGATCAACCGCAGGTGGTAGCCGCCATCCGGGAAGCCATACGCACCAGGAGCATGTTCGAACTGGAGCATCGGGTCCGGCGGGCCGACGGCAGTCTGGGGTGGACGTGGTCGCGTGCGGTGCCGCTGATGGATGCCGCCGGCAGGATCACCGAATGGTTCGGAACCGCCAATGACATCACCACACGCAAGGAAGCCGAGGAGGCGCTCCGGAAATCGGAAAAGAAGTTCGCCAAGGTTTTTCACGCCGTACCGGCTCTGATTGCGATTTCCACACTGGAAGAGAACAAGTACCTCGACGTCAACGAAACCGCATTGCAGTTGCTGGGCTACCGGCGCGAGGAGGTAGTCGGCAGGACGGCGACGGAGCTTGACCTGTGGGAGGATCCGTCGCTCCAGGCCAGAGTCCAGCAAACGCTGAAAGAGCATGGTCATATTTCGAACCTGGAGGTCAGATTCAGAGGGAAGAACGGGCAGATTTTCACCGGCCTCCTTTCCGCCGAATACGTGAGTTTCAATGGCGATCACTACCGGCTCGGCCTGGTGAAGGACATAAGCGACCGTAAGGCGGCCGAGGAGGAGATCGCGCGGCTGAACATCGAACTGACGGAACGGGCCGCCGAACTGGAGGCTGCCAATCGGGAGCTGGATGCCTTCACCTACACGGTTGCCCATGACCTGCGCAAGCCGCTGGCCGTTGTCAGCGGCTATTGCCAGGCACTCAGGGAACTGTGCGAGGATACGCTCGACGAGGAGTGCAGGGGATTTCTCGCAGCAGCTTACGACGGCACCTGGCGCATGAACCAGCTTATCGACACCCTGCTCGATTTCTCGCGCCTGACCCATAGCGAACCGCGCCGGGAAGCGGTCGACCTGAGCGGGATGGCGCAAGCGATTGCGGCGGAGCTGGCATTGTCGGAACCGAAACGCCGGGCCGAGTTCCTCATCGCGGAAGGGGTATCGGTCATGGGGGATGCGGACCTGTTGCGGGTGGTCATGGTGAACCTGCTCGGCAATGCCTGGAAGTACACCGGCAGCCGGGAACAGGCAGTCATCGAGTTCGGAGTGAAACAGGGCGGAGAGGAAAAGACGTATTTTGTCAGGGACAATGGCCCCGGCTTTGACATGGCCGATGCAGACAAGTTGTTTGTCCCCTTTCGGAGAATAGCCGAACAGAGATTCGACGGACACGGCGTCGGCCTGGCAACGGTAGAGAGGATCGTCAGGCGTCACGGCGGTCAGGTGTGGGCCGAAGGGGAGCCGGGCACGGGGGCGGTCTTTTACTTCACCCTGCCCGGATAA
- a CDS encoding CHASE3 domain-containing protein: MRNAAIKDERRTGAGGYRDMKRAYEEPSIREVQGDTESVLHLRDRKRSHAVSGAFLVAVAVLILMGWLNHRLQTELHDDTAKISQTYQVIEKLQEILTDLSDAETGQRDFIITDHRQYLETYDAAVRETERDMAALKELTEDHPAQQKRLAGVESIVRERLEALRNGIEIRKSEGFQAVRAKIMGGRGQAVMDRVRSRVNEIAAAETELLQERSARLVSKTTRVNQARLAGSFLAISLLGAVFLLLNREVTRRGRAERELARQQKLLYMALEERTRSNDDLTRQRKDLEEMNLRLEEEVAERVRAQELLHETNAELGRSNRNLELFASVASHDLQEPLHTVTSYTELLAHKYRGRLDQRADTYIGFIVDGTTHMHRMINDLLAYSRVGTRAKPLVPVRMDAVLDQALASLGKALKESGAVIERTDLPEVAGDDTQLVQLFQNLIGNAVKFRKKEGQLRIRVSCERKGDEWVFGVHDNGIGIEPRFFERIFEIFSRLHTREEYEGSGMGLAICRKIVERHGGRIWAESGPGEGASFSFTMPGKGTGHAA; this comes from the coding sequence GTGCGGAACGCAGCGATCAAGGATGAACGTCGTACTGGCGCTGGGGGCTACCGGGACATGAAGCGTGCATACGAGGAACCGTCCATACGGGAGGTGCAGGGGGATACGGAGTCCGTGCTGCACCTGCGCGATAGAAAGAGAAGCCATGCCGTGAGTGGGGCATTTCTGGTGGCCGTGGCGGTTCTCATCCTGATGGGCTGGCTCAACCACCGGTTGCAGACCGAATTGCATGACGATACCGCCAAGATCAGCCAGACCTACCAGGTAATCGAAAAGCTGCAGGAGATTCTTACGGATCTGTCCGATGCGGAGACGGGCCAGCGGGATTTCATTATAACGGATCACCGGCAGTATCTGGAAACGTACGATGCGGCCGTCCGCGAGACGGAACGGGACATGGCCGCCCTGAAGGAGCTGACGGAGGATCATCCGGCGCAACAAAAACGGCTGGCAGGAGTCGAGTCAATAGTGAGGGAGAGGCTGGAGGCACTCCGAAACGGCATTGAAATCCGAAAGTCCGAGGGGTTTCAAGCAGTGCGGGCGAAGATCATGGGGGGCCGGGGCCAGGCCGTCATGGACAGGGTCCGCAGCCGGGTCAACGAGATTGCCGCGGCGGAGACGGAGCTGCTGCAGGAGAGGTCCGCCCGGCTGGTTTCGAAGACCACCAGGGTGAATCAGGCTCGGCTGGCCGGGTCTTTCCTTGCAATCTCCCTGCTTGGCGCCGTTTTCCTGCTTCTCAACAGGGAGGTCACCCGCCGCGGCCGCGCCGAACGCGAACTGGCACGGCAGCAAAAGCTGCTGTACATGGCGCTGGAAGAACGGACGCGCTCCAACGACGATCTGACGAGACAGCGGAAAGACCTGGAAGAGATGAACCTCCGGCTGGAGGAGGAGGTTGCGGAGCGTGTTCGCGCCCAGGAACTCCTGCATGAGACGAATGCGGAGCTGGGGCGCTCCAACAGGAACCTTGAACTGTTCGCCTCGGTGGCGTCCCACGACCTCCAGGAACCGCTGCACACCGTAACCAGCTATACCGAACTGCTTGCACACAAGTACCGAGGCAGGCTCGACCAACGGGCCGATACGTATATCGGCTTCATCGTCGACGGCACTACCCACATGCACAGGATGATCAACGACCTCCTGGCTTACTCCCGGGTGGGCACGAGAGCAAAGCCGTTGGTTCCGGTGAGGATGGATGCCGTGCTCGACCAAGCGCTTGCCAGTCTCGGCAAAGCGTTGAAGGAGAGCGGTGCCGTCATCGAACGCACCGATTTGCCGGAGGTGGCGGGAGACGATACCCAGCTGGTGCAGCTCTTCCAGAACCTTATCGGAAACGCCGTCAAGTTCAGGAAAAAGGAGGGGCAACTCCGCATCCGCGTCTCCTGTGAACGCAAGGGTGATGAATGGGTCTTTGGCGTGCATGACAACGGCATCGGCATCGAGCCGCGTTTTTTCGAACGAATCTTCGAAATATTCAGCCGGCTGCACACCCGCGAGGAATACGAGGGAAGCGGCATGGGGCTGGCCATCTGCCGCAAGATCGTCGAGCGGCATGGCGGGCGCATCTGGGCTGAATCGGGACCCGGGGAAGGGGCATCCTTCTCTTTCACGATGCCCGGGAAAGGAACAGGCCATGCAGCATGA
- a CDS encoding ATP-binding protein — protein sequence MRHLAIRTKLICLVVFMSVVLIGVGVLGLNGMKDARTSLEMIYSDRLLCVIQLALIGEQFSDAVREMLQSVEHDRTGDDGTGMYKNHEQHAAKVEADLAEVDKTWRRYMASYLTPEEKVQADSTRSRFTDLVEQGIKPGIALMKSKDMAGLDAHIRNVVLPLASKTHAALDILIRLQGQMTESELAQDATKYRVRLTVYVIGIILAVVAGLVIGAVTTRSVTGSANLLRKRETHYRTLFESANDTLLIMSGTTVVDCNRKALEMFRGTREQVIGSSPASLSPDFQPDGKRSDEEVRRRISACLEGHSQLFEWQHRRLDGMLFDAEVALNLVEADGEGISLGILRDITDRKHHEQELLRARQGAEAANRTKSQFLANMSHELRTPMAGVLGMLELVLGGPLEEEQREFIATAHKSAGSIVGILNDILEMTRIEAGMFFLVEKPFDLRECVESAIDIFESEARRKRLDMILTMTGDLPERVVGDCLRLRQVLTNLVGNAVKFTEQGRVEIRIAAGGISHGTRRTFIFAVTDTGIGIPEDKRHLVFRSFSQVNGTHTRRYGGAGLGLTISKEIAERMGGTIMFDCAEGAGCTFTLSVPFGETGTEPHSSMVDRSGGAA from the coding sequence ATGAGACACCTGGCGATACGAACAAAGCTGATATGCCTGGTCGTGTTCATGTCGGTCGTGCTGATCGGGGTCGGTGTCCTCGGCCTGAACGGCATGAAGGACGCCAGGACCAGCCTGGAAATGATCTACAGCGATCGGCTGCTGTGCGTGATACAGCTGGCCCTGATCGGAGAGCAGTTCTCCGATGCCGTGCGGGAAATGCTGCAGTCGGTCGAGCATGACCGGACCGGTGACGACGGCACGGGTATGTACAAAAACCACGAACAGCATGCCGCGAAAGTTGAGGCCGATCTTGCCGAAGTAGACAAAACCTGGCGCAGGTATATGGCCAGTTATCTCACACCGGAAGAGAAGGTGCAGGCGGACAGCACCCGGTCGCGCTTCACCGACCTGGTGGAGCAGGGGATCAAGCCGGGCATCGCTTTGATGAAAAGCAAGGATATGGCCGGGCTGGACGCGCACATCAGGAATGTGGTGCTGCCGCTCGCCAGCAAAACCCATGCTGCACTCGATATCCTCATCAGGCTTCAGGGCCAGATGACCGAATCGGAGCTGGCGCAGGATGCCACGAAGTACCGTGTCAGGCTCACGGTATATGTCATCGGCATCATACTGGCGGTAGTGGCCGGTCTGGTGATCGGTGCCGTGACCACCAGGTCGGTGACGGGTTCAGCCAATCTCCTCAGAAAGAGAGAGACCCATTACCGCACCCTGTTCGAGAGCGCCAACGACACGCTGCTGATCATGAGCGGAACCACTGTCGTCGATTGCAACAGAAAGGCTCTGGAAATGTTCCGCGGCACACGGGAGCAGGTGATCGGCTCTTCGCCGGCGAGCCTTTCGCCCGATTTCCAGCCCGACGGGAAACGGAGCGACGAGGAGGTTCGCAGGCGCATAAGCGCCTGCCTGGAGGGGCATTCGCAGCTGTTCGAGTGGCAGCACAGGCGCCTGGACGGCATGCTCTTCGACGCGGAGGTGGCGCTGAACCTTGTCGAAGCGGATGGTGAAGGAATCTCCCTGGGCATACTCCGCGATATTACCGATCGCAAGCACCATGAACAGGAACTGCTGAGGGCCCGCCAGGGCGCAGAAGCGGCCAACCGTACCAAGAGCCAGTTTCTGGCGAATATGAGCCATGAGCTGCGAACCCCCATGGCCGGTGTGCTCGGCATGCTCGAGCTCGTCCTTGGAGGGCCCCTTGAGGAGGAACAGCGGGAATTCATCGCCACAGCCCATAAATCGGCCGGTTCCATTGTCGGCATACTCAACGACATCCTCGAAATGACCAGGATCGAGGCGGGCATGTTCTTCCTGGTGGAAAAACCGTTCGACCTGCGGGAGTGCGTGGAAAGCGCCATCGACATCTTCGAGTCCGAGGCTCGGCGCAAGCGGCTCGACATGATCCTGACGATGACGGGGGATCTTCCGGAACGCGTGGTCGGAGACTGTCTGCGGCTGCGCCAGGTGCTCACGAACCTGGTGGGAAACGCGGTCAAGTTCACCGAGCAGGGACGGGTGGAAATAAGGATCGCGGCAGGAGGCATCAGCCACGGCACCCGGCGGACATTCATCTTTGCCGTGACCGATACCGGCATCGGTATTCCCGAAGACAAGAGACACCTGGTATTTCGCTCCTTCAGCCAGGTTAACGGCACCCACACCCGCAGATACGGTGGTGCCGGGCTCGGGCTGACGATCAGCAAGGAAATTGCGGAGCGGATGGGGGGAACGATAATGTTCGATTGCGCAGAGGGGGCGGGATGTACCTTCACGCTTTCCGTCCCCTTTGGAGAGACCGGGACGGAACCGCATTCCTCGATGGTGGACCGGAGCGGAGGGGCAGCGTGA
- a CDS encoding CHASE3 domain-containing protein, with translation MDCECVRLRCRQTTYGTIRSYRDMERAKSGLNNRKPSGPMIREISYPGPVPESDFRTLFEAVPDPCLVLDPTLRIVAANEAYLQLTRTRREDIIGHGIFELFSDDPAETSATGGHGLSASLDRILRDGEADTMPAQKYGIRNPGDKGDTFEEHYWSSFNTPVFGGDGELAYIILRVRDVTEFESAPQAAAGRHTGATEQGKKRSGLSAQDKRRSLAVGMAFLVAVALLVLMGWLGYRMFAELQGATGNVTHTYQEIEKLQEIFTDLSDAETAQRDFIITGDQQHLELYRAAIDETDRDMATLKSLMEGDPAQQQRLATVEAAVRDRLAALWNGIEIRKTGGFRAAQEAVSSGRGKVLMNRVRSQIMETIAMETDLLQERSTLLASKTAKVNQNLLAGSLLAVALLGAIFTALNREITRRGRVERELAWRQKQLFEVLEERTRANDELVRQRKNLEEMNGRLEAEVTERVQAQGLLKATNAELADANRELEAFNYTVAHDLRQPLNIICVYCQTIRELCGDKLDGACLGYLQDTYDGALHMNSLIDALLHFSRMARVEVRRETVDLSAEARAVAAELKRTEPQRKVTFLLADGIVVEGDGGLLRVVLVNLIGNAWKYTGTREEAIIEFGVTKVGEEKTYFVRDDGPGFDMADAVRLFVPFQRVAGNEFAGHGIGLATVERIVRRHGGRIWAEGEPGKGAIFYFTLPESRN, from the coding sequence ATGGACTGCGAATGCGTGCGGTTACGCTGCCGTCAGACGACGTACGGCACTATCAGGAGCTACCGTGATATGGAGCGTGCAAAGAGTGGCTTGAACAACAGGAAACCGTCAGGCCCGATGATCCGCGAAATCTCATATCCAGGGCCTGTCCCGGAATCCGATTTTCGTACCCTGTTCGAGGCGGTACCGGACCCCTGCCTCGTGCTCGATCCGACGTTGCGAATCGTGGCGGCGAACGAGGCATACCTGCAGCTCACCAGGACAAGGCGGGAAGACATTATCGGTCACGGCATCTTCGAGCTCTTTTCCGATGATCCCGCCGAAACCTCCGCCACCGGCGGCCATGGCCTGAGCGCTTCCCTCGACCGCATACTCCGTGACGGGGAGGCGGATACGATGCCGGCGCAAAAATACGGCATCCGCAACCCCGGAGACAAGGGGGACACATTCGAAGAGCACTATTGGAGCTCGTTCAACACACCTGTCTTCGGAGGTGACGGTGAACTGGCCTACATCATTCTCCGCGTCCGGGACGTCACGGAGTTCGAATCTGCCCCGCAAGCGGCTGCCGGCCGGCACACCGGAGCGACCGAACAGGGGAAGAAGAGGTCCGGACTGTCCGCCCAGGATAAACGGAGGAGCCTGGCGGTCGGCATGGCATTTCTGGTGGCCGTGGCACTTCTGGTGCTCATGGGATGGCTTGGCTACCGGATGTTTGCGGAATTGCAGGGGGCCACCGGCAATGTGACCCATACCTACCAGGAGATCGAAAAACTACAGGAAATCTTCACTGATCTGTCGGATGCCGAGACGGCCCAGCGGGATTTCATCATCACCGGAGATCAGCAGCACCTCGAACTGTACCGGGCTGCCATTGACGAGACCGATCGGGACATGGCCACCCTGAAGAGCCTGATGGAGGGCGATCCGGCGCAGCAACAGCGGCTGGCAACCGTCGAGGCTGCCGTCAGAGACCGGCTGGCGGCACTGTGGAACGGCATCGAAATCCGGAAGACCGGCGGGTTCCGGGCAGCGCAGGAGGCGGTTTCAAGCGGCCGCGGCAAGGTGCTTATGAACAGGGTCCGCTCCCAGATCATGGAAACCATTGCGATGGAGACCGATCTTCTGCAGGAGAGATCCACACTGCTGGCATCGAAGACCGCGAAGGTAAATCAGAACCTTCTGGCCGGATCTCTGCTGGCAGTTGCCCTTCTCGGAGCCATCTTCACGGCCCTCAACCGCGAAATCACCCGCCGCGGCCGCGTGGAGCGCGAGCTGGCATGGCGGCAGAAGCAGCTGTTCGAGGTGCTGGAAGAACGTACGCGGGCCAACGATGAGCTGGTAAGGCAGCGGAAGAACCTTGAGGAGATGAACGGCCGACTGGAGGCGGAGGTGACGGAACGTGTCCAGGCACAGGGGCTCCTGAAGGCGACCAATGCCGAGCTGGCTGATGCCAACCGGGAGCTGGAGGCTTTCAATTACACGGTTGCCCACGACCTGCGCCAGCCGCTCAATATCATCTGCGTCTACTGCCAGACGATCAGGGAACTGTGCGGGGACAAGCTGGACGGGGCGTGCCTGGGGTACCTCCAGGACACCTATGATGGCGCGCTGCACATGAACAGCCTCATCGACGCCCTGCTCCATTTTTCCCGCATGGCACGCGTGGAAGTGCGGCGGGAAACGGTGGACCTCTCCGCAGAGGCTCGGGCTGTGGCAGCCGAACTGAAGCGGACGGAGCCGCAGCGCAAAGTCACGTTTCTGCTCGCCGACGGAATCGTGGTGGAGGGGGATGGAGGGCTGCTGCGGGTGGTCCTGGTCAACCTCATCGGTAATGCCTGGAAGTACACCGGCACCCGGGAAGAGGCCATCATCGAATTCGGGGTGACGAAGGTGGGAGAGGAAAAGACGTACTTTGTCAGGGATGACGGCCCGGGCTTCGACATGGCCGATGCGGTCAGACTGTTCGTCCCCTTTCAGCGGGTTGCCGGAAACGAATTTGCAGGACATGGGATCGGCCTGGCAACGGTGGAAAGGATTGTCAGGCGTCACGGCGGCCGGATATGGGCCGAGGGAGAGCCGGGCAAGGGAGCGATTTTCTACTTTACTCTGCCGGAAAGCAGAAACTGA
- a CDS encoding response regulator produces the protein MQHEEKSVEILLVEDNPADVHLLQEAFQESRIANHLSVVKDGELAMDFLYHRGEYAAVPRPDLVLLDIGLPKKSGLEVLAEIKDDPGLRRIPVIMLTTSKAEADILMSYDLHANSFITKPVHLHELFEVVRQIEEFWFEIVKLPPR, from the coding sequence ATGCAGCATGAGGAAAAATCCGTCGAGATACTGCTGGTCGAGGACAATCCTGCGGACGTGCACCTGCTGCAGGAGGCCTTCCAGGAGAGCAGGATCGCCAACCATCTGAGCGTGGTGAAGGACGGGGAACTGGCAATGGATTTCCTGTATCACAGGGGAGAATACGCCGCAGTCCCCCGTCCGGATTTGGTCCTGCTCGACATCGGCCTGCCGAAAAAGAGCGGTCTCGAGGTTCTGGCCGAGATCAAAGACGATCCTGGCCTGAGGCGCATTCCGGTGATCATGCTGACAACCTCCAAAGCGGAAGCGGACATCCTCATGAGCTACGATCTCCATGCCAACAGCTTCATCACGAAACCGGTGCACCTGCATGAATTGTTCGAGGTGGTCAGGCAAATCGAGGAATTCTGGTTCGAGATCGTAAAATTGCCGCCGAGGTGA